From Peromyscus eremicus chromosome 3, PerEre_H2_v1, whole genome shotgun sequence, one genomic window encodes:
- the LOC131907412 gene encoding tubulin alpha-3 chain, protein MRECISIHVGQAGVQIGNACWELYCLEHGIQPDGQMPSDKTIGGGDDSFNTFFSETGAGKHVPRAVFVDLEPTVVDEVRTGTYRQLFHPEQLITGKEDAANNYARGHYTIGKEIVDLVLDRIRKLADLCTGLQGFLIFHSFGGGTGSGFASLLMERLSVDYGKKSKLEFAIYPAPQVSTAVVEPYNSILTTHTTLEHSDCAFMVDNEAIYDICRRNLDIERPTYTNLNRLIGQIVSSITASLRFDGALNVDLTEFQTNLVPYPRIHFPLATYAPVISAEKAYHEQLSVAEITNACFEPANQMVKCDPRHGKYMACCMLYRGDVVPKDVNAAIATIKTKRTIQFVDWCPTGFKVGINYQPPTVVPGGDLAKVQRAVCMLSNTTAIAEAWARLDHKFDLMYAKRAFVHWYVGEGMEEGEFSEAREDLAALEKDYEEVGVDSVEAEAEEGEEY, encoded by the exons CGAGAGTGTATCTCTATCCACGTGGGGCAGGCAGGTGTCCAGATTGGCAATGCCTGCTGGGAACTGTACTGCCTTGAACATGGTATTCAGCCTGACGGGCAGATGCCAAGCGACAAAACCATTGGTGGCGGGGATGATTCATTCAACACATTCTTCAGTGAAACCGGAGCTGGCAAGCATGTGCCCAGAGCAGTGTTTGTGGACCTGGAGCCCACTGTGGTCG ATGAAGTGCGTACTGGAACCTACAGGCAACTTTTCCACCCAGAGCAGCTGATCACTGGGAAGGAGGATGCGGCCAATAATTATGCCAGAGGTCATTACACCATTGGCAAGGAGATTGTCGACCTGGTCCTGGACCGGATCCGAAAACTA GCAGATCTGTGCACAGGACTGCAGGGCTTCCTCATCTTCCACAGCTTTGGAGGTGGCACAGGGTCTGGGTTTGCATCTCTGCTTATGGAACGGCTTTCAGTGGACTATGGCAAGAAGTCCAAGCTGGAATTTGCCATTTACCCAGCCCCCCAGGTTTCCACAGCCGTTGTAGAGCCCTACAACTCCATCTTGACCACACACACAACGCTGGAACATTCTGATTGTGCTTTCATGGTGGATAATGAAGCCATCTATGACATCTGTCGGCGCAACCTGGATATTGAACGTCCCACATATACCAACCTCAATCGACTGATCGGGCAGATCGTGTCATCCATCACAGCCTCCTTGAGGTTTGATGGGGCCCTGAATGTGGACTTAACAGAATTCCAGACCAACCTGGTGCCATACCCTCGCATCCACTTCCCACTGGCAACCTATGCCCCAGTCATCTCAGCTGAGAAGGCATACCATGAGCAGCTGTCAGTGGCAGAAATCACCAACGCTTGCTTCGAGCCAGCCAATCAGATGGTCAAGTGTGACCCTCGCCATGGCAAATACATGGCCTGCTGCATGTTGTACAGGGGGGATGTGGTCCCAAAAGATGTCAATGCGGCTATTGCTACCATCAAGACAAAGCGCACCATCCAATTTGTTGATTGGTGCCCAACTGGATTTAAG GTGGGTATTAACTACCAGCCCCCCACCGTGGTCCCTGGGGGAGACCTGGCCAAGGTGCAGAGGGCCGTGTGCATGCTGAGCAACACCACTGCCATCGCAGAGGCTTGGGCCCGCCTGGACCACAAGTTTGACCTCATGTACGCCAAGCGAGCCTTTGTGCACTGGTACGTGGGAGAAGGCATGGAGGAAGGGGAGTTCTCAGAGGCCCGGGAGGACCTGGCAGCGCTGGAGAAGGATTATGAAGAGGTGGGCGTCGATTccgtggaagcagaggcagaagaaggggaagaatacTGA